A single region of the Methanobrevibacter ruminantium genome encodes:
- the alaS gene encoding alanine--tRNA ligase yields the protein MLKIFEDLGYKKQICKTCGNEFYSQVDRDTCGDAPCDEYGFIGNPATDKPYDLYEIQETFRNFLKDEGHEPIPRYPTLAKRWRDDVFLVGASIFCFQPWITSGLVEPPANPLEVEQPSIRLNDVDNVGRTGRHMTCFTMGSHTVINKPDNFIYWEDETIRLCHEFFKSIGINTEEITFIKSWWKGGGNEGPCYEVCCRGVELATLVFMQYKTLENGEREEIPIKVVDTGYGLERIAWISQGTPTAYDACFAPVVDKLKEITNVEVNEDILARNAEIAGMMDIEDIGDIRELRQQVADSLDITLEEYLKNAEPMEAIYIIADHTRCLAFMLADGIIPSNVKEGYLARLVLRRTIRFMKELKMEESLSDIMEIQLDFLRKFYPEIDESQEHIMNIINLEEERYAKTIEKGKKTVKRTIKRLKKEGKTSMPLETLIDLYDAQGMPPETVEEMASGDKDFEVFVPDNFFTIVADMHEEDKVAKKETLDIDVPETELDFYKDIYQKESDGKIIEVIEKGDTVNVILDRTIFYPEGGGQPSDIGIMSIDGKIYEVTYAEKLNNIVLHHIAVPKDSDKESLLADLKGYIGTEVHMAINWNRRITLARHHTGTHLVIAAARKVLGQHIWQAGAQKGLARSRIDLSHYKRITQEELNEIEKLANEYVMMNIDLDINWLSRDDAEKEYGFTLYQGGVVPGSQIRVVKIPGIDVQACAGTHLDRTGEVGPIKINKTERVQDGVERIDFSAGLAAIDSIQEDKEILRESAGIFSVTHEQLPKTCDRFFSEWKAQKNEIAKLQKEIANLKVSTLADNAIEINGLKVLKEIIDGDIKELQKIATDFTDNDKADVVFIGNNEGKIVGAATKDCGIQVNAIIKEAASLLGGGGGGRPNLAQGAGPNADKMPEALDLAIELLNKN from the coding sequence ATGCTTAAAATATTCGAAGATTTAGGATATAAAAAACAAATTTGTAAAACATGTGGAAATGAGTTTTACTCTCAAGTTGATAGAGACACTTGTGGGGATGCTCCATGTGATGAATATGGATTTATCGGAAATCCTGCAACTGACAAGCCATATGATTTATATGAAATTCAAGAAACTTTTAGAAATTTCCTAAAAGATGAAGGCCATGAACCTATACCTCGTTATCCAACTTTAGCTAAAAGATGGAGAGATGACGTATTCTTAGTGGGAGCTTCAATATTTTGTTTCCAACCATGGATTACCTCTGGTTTAGTTGAACCTCCAGCTAATCCTCTTGAAGTTGAACAGCCATCCATCCGTCTTAATGATGTAGACAATGTAGGAAGAACCGGAAGGCACATGACTTGCTTTACCATGGGTTCACATACTGTAATCAATAAGCCGGATAATTTCATCTACTGGGAAGATGAAACAATTCGCCTTTGTCACGAGTTCTTCAAGTCAATTGGAATCAATACTGAAGAGATCACCTTCATCAAATCCTGGTGGAAAGGTGGAGGTAACGAAGGTCCATGTTATGAAGTGTGCTGTCGTGGTGTAGAGCTTGCTACACTTGTTTTCATGCAATACAAAACCCTTGAAAACGGTGAAAGGGAAGAGATTCCAATTAAGGTTGTTGATACCGGTTACGGTTTAGAGAGAATTGCATGGATTTCACAAGGAACTCCGACTGCTTATGATGCATGTTTTGCTCCTGTAGTGGACAAGCTTAAGGAAATAACCAATGTTGAAGTCAATGAGGACATATTGGCTAGAAATGCAGAGATTGCAGGTATGATGGATATTGAGGATATCGGTGATATCCGAGAGCTCCGTCAACAGGTAGCAGACAGCTTAGACATTACCCTTGAGGAATACTTGAAAAATGCAGAGCCTATGGAAGCTATTTATATCATTGCAGACCATACAAGATGTTTGGCATTCATGTTAGCTGATGGAATCATTCCATCAAATGTAAAGGAAGGGTATCTTGCAAGACTTGTCTTAAGAAGAACCATCCGTTTTATGAAAGAGTTGAAGATGGAGGAATCATTATCTGACATTATGGAAATCCAATTGGATTTCTTAAGAAAATTCTATCCTGAAATCGATGAATCTCAAGAGCACATCATGAATATTATCAATCTTGAAGAGGAAAGATATGCTAAAACCATTGAAAAAGGTAAAAAGACTGTTAAAAGAACCATTAAACGTCTTAAAAAAGAAGGAAAAACTTCCATGCCTTTAGAAACATTAATAGACTTATACGATGCTCAAGGTATGCCTCCTGAAACCGTTGAAGAAATGGCAAGCGGAGATAAGGACTTTGAAGTCTTTGTACCAGATAACTTCTTCACAATTGTTGCAGATATGCACGAAGAGGATAAGGTTGCTAAAAAAGAGACTTTGGATATTGATGTTCCTGAAACTGAACTTGACTTCTACAAGGACATTTATCAAAAGGAATCTGACGGCAAGATCATTGAAGTCATTGAAAAAGGGGATACAGTTAATGTTATCCTTGATAGGACAATCTTCTACCCTGAAGGAGGAGGTCAACCATCAGATATTGGTATAATGTCCATTGATGGAAAAATCTATGAAGTCACTTATGCTGAAAAATTGAATAACATAGTCTTGCATCACATTGCTGTTCCTAAAGACAGTGATAAGGAAAGCCTACTTGCTGATCTTAAAGGATATATTGGAACTGAGGTCCATATGGCTATCAACTGGAACAGAAGAATTACTTTAGCAAGACATCACACAGGTACTCACTTGGTAATTGCAGCTGCAAGAAAAGTTTTAGGCCAACACATTTGGCAAGCAGGTGCACAAAAAGGTCTTGCACGTTCACGTATAGACTTATCCCATTACAAACGTATCACACAGGAAGAGCTTAATGAAATCGAAAAATTGGCAAATGAATATGTGATGATGAATATTGATTTGGATATCAATTGGTTAAGCCGTGATGATGCAGAGAAGGAGTATGGATTCACCTTATACCAAGGTGGTGTTGTTCCAGGATCTCAAATTAGAGTTGTAAAGATTCCTGGAATTGATGTACAGGCTTGTGCAGGTACTCACCTTGACAGAACCGGTGAAGTCGGTCCAATTAAAATCAATAAGACTGAAAGGGTTCAAGATGGTGTGGAAAGAATTGATTTCTCAGCAGGACTCGCAGCTATTGATTCAATCCAAGAGGATAAGGAAATCCTAAGGGAAAGTGCAGGCATATTCAGCGTAACCCACGAACAATTGCCTAAGACATGTGATAGGTTCTTTAGCGAATGGAAAGCTCAAAAGAACGAAATCGCTAAATTGCAAAAGGAAATTGCTAACTTGAAAGTCAGCACCTTAGCGGATAATGCAATTGAAATCAATGGATTGAAAGTTTTAAAGGAAATCATTGATGGAGATATCAAGGAGCTTCAAAAGATTGCTACTGATTTCACTGATAATGATAAGGCAGATGTTGTCTTCATCGGTAACAATGAAGGTAAGATTGTTGGAGCGGCTACTAAGGACTGTGGAATTCAAGTTAATGCTATCATTAAGGAAGCAGCTTCCTTGCTTGGAGGTGGTGGTGGTGGCCGTCCTAACTTAGCTCAAGGGGCTGGTCCAAATGCTGATAAAATGCCAGAAGCTTTAGATTTAGCTATTGAACTTTTAAATAAAAATTAA
- a CDS encoding alpha/beta hydrolase — protein MNKKIKMALYIILALIIFVGCISIWYVNDYSHADPSVNAYLNGTENVSVEKVENGLFLDGLGNDSALIFYPGAKIEYTSYLPLFMDLANDGVDCFIVEMPGNLAFLGGNSADSIIGNGNYSYDEWYISGHSLGGVMASSYAVTHKDEINGLILLASYPVDDLGNMPVLSIYGSNDETLNKETYDESRRLMDNNLTEYVINGGNHAQFGAYGIQSGDGIASISPEDQREQTENAILDFIY, from the coding sequence ATGAATAAAAAAATTAAAATGGCATTGTATATTATCTTAGCCTTGATCATATTCGTCGGATGCATTAGTATATGGTATGTGAATGATTATTCTCATGCAGACCCAAGTGTAAATGCCTACTTGAATGGAACAGAGAATGTATCAGTTGAAAAAGTGGAAAATGGATTATTTTTGGATGGTCTTGGGAATGATAGTGCATTGATTTTTTATCCTGGTGCTAAAATTGAATACACCTCTTATCTTCCTTTGTTCATGGATTTAGCAAATGATGGAGTGGATTGCTTTATAGTGGAAATGCCAGGAAATTTAGCATTTTTAGGTGGTAACAGTGCTGATTCAATCATAGGCAATGGTAATTATTCTTATGATGAATGGTACATTTCAGGCCATTCCTTAGGTGGAGTAATGGCTTCTTCCTATGCAGTTACCCATAAAGATGAAATCAATGGTTTGATACTTCTTGCATCTTATCCTGTGGATGATTTGGGAAATATGCCTGTCCTGTCAATCTATGGTTCCAATGATGAAACATTGAATAAGGAAACATATGATGAATCCAGGAGATTGATGGACAATAATTTAACAGAATATGTGATAAATGGTGGAAATCATGCTCAATTCGGGGCCTATGGCATTCAATCTGGTGATGGGATAGCAAGCATCTCTCCAGAAGACCAAAGAGAGCAAACTGAGAATGCAATTTTGGATTTCATATATTAA
- the thiI gene encoding tRNA uracil 4-sulfurtransferase ThiI yields MKPDLIIARYGEVGLKSNRVRRRFENRLINNIKASIDAEVKVYQARIFIFPKDFDDAIEKLERIFGIVSYSPAVSTKSTFEDVERDLATYAEKLHDEGLLDENTRFAISCRRVGTHEFSSQEMAAFAGAVIVKKYSSPVDLTNPELTIYLEVRDNDAYIFHEKIEGPGGLPLGTQGKVISLVSSGIDSPVATYLMMKRGCQVIALYCDNQPYTTPDALKNYEDLIDQLNLYASGAPIKKRVVKYGDYLSTCKSEAPDKMTCVLCKSGMYKIAGMLAKKLHAEAVIDGSSLGQVASQTLPNILATREDLDVPVLSPLIGLDKVEITRIAEKIGTFEISKRDDGGCKAVPKYPETKADLELVKEIKEAINQEEQLKKAFETIEH; encoded by the coding sequence ATGAAACCTGATTTAATTATAGCTCGTTATGGTGAAGTAGGATTAAAAAGCAATCGAGTTAGAAGAAGATTTGAAAATCGTTTAATCAATAATATCAAAGCATCAATAGATGCAGAAGTTAAAGTTTATCAAGCAAGAATATTTATTTTCCCAAAGGATTTTGATGATGCAATTGAGAAATTAGAGAGGATATTCGGTATTGTATCCTATTCTCCCGCAGTTTCCACTAAATCCACCTTTGAGGATGTGGAACGTGATCTTGCCACTTATGCAGAAAAGCTTCATGATGAAGGATTATTGGATGAGAACACCAGGTTTGCAATAAGCTGCAGAAGAGTGGGTACTCATGAATTTTCATCTCAAGAAATGGCAGCATTTGCAGGTGCTGTAATAGTGAAAAAGTATTCGTCTCCTGTTGATTTGACCAATCCTGAACTTACAATCTATCTTGAAGTGAGGGATAATGATGCATATATTTTCCATGAGAAAATTGAAGGTCCTGGAGGATTGCCTCTTGGAACTCAAGGAAAGGTTATTTCCCTTGTATCAAGTGGTATTGACTCTCCAGTTGCAACTTATCTTATGATGAAAAGAGGTTGTCAGGTAATAGCGCTTTACTGTGACAATCAACCTTATACTACACCGGATGCACTAAAAAATTATGAAGATTTAATAGACCAATTGAATCTTTATGCAAGCGGTGCACCAATCAAAAAGAGAGTTGTTAAATATGGTGATTATTTAAGCACTTGCAAATCTGAGGCTCCAGATAAGATGACTTGTGTATTATGCAAATCCGGAATGTATAAGATTGCAGGAATGCTTGCAAAGAAACTTCATGCAGAAGCGGTTATTGATGGAAGTAGCTTAGGTCAAGTGGCTTCTCAAACACTTCCAAATATACTTGCAACCCGTGAAGATCTTGATGTTCCTGTATTAAGTCCACTTATTGGTCTTGATAAAGTGGAAATAACTAGGATTGCAGAAAAGATTGGAACCTTTGAAATCTCTAAAAGAGATGATGGAGGCTGTAAGGCAGTTCCGAAATATCCTGAAACTAAGGCGGATTTGGAATTGGTGAAAGAAATTAAAGAAGCCATAAATCAAGAAGAGCAACTTAAAAAGGCTTTTGAAACTATTGAACATTAA
- a CDS encoding GNAT family N-acetyltransferase: MILKTERLILRPWEESDAECLYHFARNPKIGPIAGWSPHKSVEESLEIIKTLFSKKETYAITIDDNAIGCAGLLFYPHTNHYWGDDGVELGYWIGEEYWGQGLVAEACEELIKHAFEDLNITRIHASYRYENHKSKRVLEKLGFKYYCDMKNTDLSGNETREIAMLLEK; the protein is encoded by the coding sequence ATGATTCTAAAAACAGAAAGACTTATCCTAAGACCTTGGGAGGAAAGTGATGCAGAATGCCTATACCATTTTGCAAGGAATCCTAAAATTGGGCCTATTGCAGGTTGGTCCCCACACAAAAGTGTTGAGGAAAGCTTAGAAATTATCAAAACTCTTTTTTCCAAAAAGGAAACTTATGCAATTACCATAGACGATAATGCAATAGGCTGTGCAGGGCTTTTATTCTATCCACACACTAATCATTACTGGGGAGACGATGGAGTTGAATTAGGTTATTGGATTGGAGAGGAATATTGGGGTCAAGGATTAGTTGCTGAAGCATGTGAAGAACTGATTAAACATGCTTTTGAAGATTTGAACATTACCAGAATCCATGCCAGTTACAGATATGAAAACCACAAATCAAAAAGAGTCTTGGAAAAATTAGGATTCAAGTATTATTGTGATATGAAAAATACAGATCTCTCTGGAAATGAAACACGAGAAATAGCTATGCTTTTAGAAAAATAA
- the fbp gene encoding fructose-1,6-bisphosphate aldolase/phosphatase, with the protein MKTTVSVIKADIGSVSGHCVSHPALMEKCDEVLSGSLETGILEDYYITRCGDDIDLIMTHRNGELNEEVHKTAYDAFLQATEIARDLKLYGAGQDLLTDTFSGNVKGMGPGCAEMEFKERGSDPVIVYCMDKTEPGAFNLPIFRIFADPFNTAGLVIDPSLHDGFSFEVFDVMEHKKVILDCPEEMYDLLALIGSTGRYVIKRVFKKNGEIAAAVSTDKLNMLAGEYVGKDDPVAIVRAQSGFPANGECVEPFAFPHMVSGWMRGSHNGPMMPTSQEEANPIRFDGPPRVVGLGFQVTDAKLIGPVDLFDDPAFDETRRQSANIASYIRRHGPFEPHRLPAEEMEYTSLPGVMEKLEPRFEDMDDD; encoded by the coding sequence ATGAAAACTACTGTTAGTGTTATCAAAGCAGATATTGGAAGTGTTTCTGGACACTGTGTATCACATCCTGCATTAATGGAAAAATGTGATGAAGTATTATCCGGTTCTTTAGAAACTGGCATTCTTGAAGATTATTATATTACCCGTTGTGGTGACGACATTGATTTAATCATGACTCACAGAAACGGTGAATTAAACGAAGAAGTTCACAAGACTGCATACGATGCATTCCTTCAAGCAACTGAAATTGCAAGAGACTTAAAATTATACGGTGCAGGTCAAGACTTATTGACTGACACATTCTCTGGAAACGTAAAAGGTATGGGTCCAGGTTGTGCAGAAATGGAATTCAAAGAAAGAGGAAGTGACCCTGTAATCGTTTACTGTATGGACAAAACCGAACCAGGTGCATTCAACTTACCTATTTTCAGAATCTTTGCAGATCCATTCAACACTGCAGGTCTTGTAATTGACCCAAGCTTACACGATGGATTCAGTTTTGAAGTATTCGATGTAATGGAACACAAAAAGGTTATCTTAGATTGTCCTGAAGAAATGTACGACTTACTTGCATTAATCGGTTCCACTGGTAGATACGTAATTAAAAGAGTATTCAAGAAAAACGGTGAAATCGCAGCTGCAGTAAGTACTGACAAATTGAACATGTTAGCTGGTGAATACGTAGGTAAAGACGACCCTGTAGCTATTGTAAGAGCTCAATCCGGTTTCCCTGCAAACGGTGAATGTGTAGAACCATTTGCATTCCCACACATGGTAAGTGGATGGATGAGAGGATCCCACAACGGTCCTATGATGCCAACCAGCCAAGAAGAAGCTAACCCAATCAGATTCGACGGACCTCCTAGAGTTGTAGGTTTAGGTTTCCAAGTAACTGATGCTAAACTAATTGGTCCTGTTGACTTATTCGATGACCCTGCATTTGATGAAACCAGAAGACAATCTGCAAACATTGCTTCCTACATCAGAAGACATGGTCCATTCGAACCACACAGATTACCAGCTGAAGAAATGGAATACACTTCTTTACCTGGCGTAATGGAAAAATTAGAACCTAGATTCGAAGACATGGATGATGACTAA
- a CDS encoding TMEM175 family protein yields MNTNRFETFFDAILAIIITVLVLKLTQPVSPTFGAVLALNARFITYAICFLVIFIIWYDNHNLFQVVEEIDNKVVIIYAIQIFAISLLPYFASWMAFNVNSVAAETMFGIDFLAIDLLYILSIYAIYRANPYSCGLCQNNFRSVYSYIPIAIMVLGFILTYTIYTPGIYICVLISLIFWLIFSRLRRPDDGSTDRFEAFIDAIIAIIITIIVLEIPMVANGSWDAFFDIKFEFIVYAVSFIVCFNFWNYNNNLFNIVNKINPKVIWSIGLALFLLSLIPYLTTFVALNPNSFVSCFLYGLDFILVAFSSIITANALKNSDKANIALQLALEDNKPFMTTIVLVILGMIIGYFVYPLAIVIACLVSIIAIWIISYYRNNF; encoded by the coding sequence ATGAATACAAACAGATTTGAAACATTTTTTGATGCGATTCTAGCGATTATCATAACCGTTTTAGTGTTGAAATTAACACAACCTGTATCTCCTACATTTGGTGCTGTTTTAGCATTGAATGCTAGATTTATCACTTATGCAATCTGTTTTTTAGTAATATTTATCATTTGGTATGATAACCATAATCTGTTTCAGGTCGTTGAAGAGATTGACAACAAAGTTGTAATTATATATGCGATTCAGATATTTGCAATTTCTCTTCTCCCTTATTTTGCATCATGGATGGCATTTAACGTTAATTCAGTTGCTGCAGAAACAATGTTTGGAATTGATTTTCTTGCAATAGATCTGTTGTATATCCTATCTATTTATGCAATATATAGAGCTAATCCTTATAGCTGTGGCTTATGCCAAAATAATTTTAGAAGCGTTTACAGTTACATTCCAATAGCGATTATGGTTTTGGGTTTTATTCTCACTTATACAATCTACACTCCTGGAATCTATATTTGCGTTTTGATTTCTCTTATCTTCTGGTTAATATTTTCAAGGCTTAGAAGGCCAGATGATGGTAGCACTGATAGATTTGAAGCGTTTATTGATGCAATCATTGCCATTATAATTACAATTATTGTGCTTGAGATTCCTATGGTGGCAAATGGGTCTTGGGATGCATTTTTTGACATTAAATTTGAGTTTATAGTCTATGCAGTAAGTTTCATTGTCTGTTTTAATTTCTGGAATTATAACAATAACCTATTCAATATTGTCAATAAGATTAATCCGAAGGTAATTTGGTCAATTGGGCTAGCATTATTCTTATTGTCACTAATTCCATATTTGACTACATTCGTTGCATTGAATCCTAATTCATTTGTGTCTTGCTTTTTATATGGTTTGGATTTCATTCTAGTTGCTTTTTCATCAATCATCACAGCAAATGCTTTGAAAAATTCAGATAAGGCAAACATTGCATTGCAATTGGCATTGGAAGACAATAAGCCATTCATGACAACAATTGTGCTTGTTATTTTGGGTATGATAATCGGTTATTTTGTTTATCCATTGGCTATCGTTATTGCCTGTTTGGTTTCAATAATTGCAATATGGATAATATCTTATTATAGGAACAATTTTTGA
- a CDS encoding DUF998 domain-containing protein gives MKSKIAGIVFILGSLYYLIAEAISAFSFNDTLINTYLFYTISELGIPNANSPLSFLMNSAFVIIGLTFIFGNFYKFKDYIIKNKVVFYILTLIAAIGLIIVAFIHAGNPVTDGYHSLGAIMAILGGNILLIIISRSMDKFETYQKITLVLGIIGLIAFWIMFFNMQSIYMPVFERLSVYTLIIWSFISGIYLLKNTKV, from the coding sequence ATGAAATCTAAAATTGCAGGAATAGTTTTTATTTTAGGCAGTTTATACTACTTGATAGCTGAGGCAATCAGTGCATTTTCTTTTAATGACACTTTGATAAACACTTATCTGTTCTATACAATTTCAGAGCTAGGAATTCCTAATGCCAATTCTCCGTTATCCTTTTTAATGAATTCTGCATTTGTTATAATTGGTTTGACTTTCATATTTGGCAATTTCTATAAATTCAAAGATTATATAATAAAAAACAAAGTTGTTTTTTATATTTTAACACTAATTGCAGCTATTGGACTAATAATTGTGGCATTTATTCATGCAGGAAACCCTGTCACTGATGGTTATCATAGCTTAGGTGCCATAATGGCTATTCTTGGAGGTAACATATTACTCATCATCATATCAAGATCTATGGATAAGTTTGAAACCTATCAAAAGATAACTTTAGTCTTAGGGATCATTGGATTAATTGCATTTTGGATAATGTTCTTTAATATGCAAAGCATTTACATGCCAGTATTTGAAAGATTATCTGTTTATACCCTAATTATTTGGAGCTTTATTAGTGGAATTTATTTATTAAAAAATACAAAGGTATAA